In a genomic window of Helianthus annuus cultivar XRQ/B chromosome 10, HanXRQr2.0-SUNRISE, whole genome shotgun sequence:
- the LOC110884414 gene encoding 3-dehydrosphinganine reductase TSC10A: MSGADLLILTLIILLLVSLKLILRPHPTRIPIKSRHVFITGGSSGIGLALAREAAAEGARVTILARDMKKLEQAKASIQVSTGTEVDIVSADVRDFHAVKTAVESAGEIDVLICNHGTFLPYEVEKMEMKGIEDIIGVNLVGSFGLVKAALVGMKKRKDRRPVSIAFMSSQLGQVGIYGYAAYSASKFGLRGLAEALQQEVIADDIHVSLIFPPDTDTPGLAEEKTRRPQLTSIITASSGAMTADEVAKKTLNGIKSGSFFIHCNFEGVLLSIGTAGMSPQRSYLMAFVEVIFSGVIRFVALCFLWTWYRSIEKWHAKRKRT; encoded by the exons ATGTCCGGCGCCGACCTCTTAATCCTCACACTCATCATCCTCCTCTTAGTATCCCTGAAACTCATACTCCGGCCACACCCGACCAGAATCCCAATAAAATCCCGCCACGTGTTCATCACCGGCGGCTCAAGCGGCATCGGCTTGGCTCTAGCTCGGGAAGCCGCTGCAGAGGGTGCGCGCGTGACAATCCTAGCGCGTGACATGAAGAAGCTAGAACAAGCCAAAGCCTCTATCCAGGTTTCTACTGGAACAGAAGTTGATATCGTGAGCGCGGATGTACGTGACTTTCACGCGGTTAAGACCGCGGTTGAGAGTGCTGGTGAGATAGATGTTTTGATATGTAATCATGGTACGTTTTTGCCGTACGAGGTTGAGAAGATGGAGATGAAGGGGATTGAGGATATTATTGGTGTGAATTTGGTTGGGAGTTTTGGGTTGGTCAAGGCTGCCTTGGTTGGGATGAAGAAGAGGAAGGATAGGAGGCCGGTTTCGATCGCGTTTATGTCGTCGCAGTTGGGTCAG GTAGGCATTTATGGTTATGCTGCTTATTCAGCAAGTAAGTTTGGCCTAAGGGGTTTGGCAGAAGCACTGCAACAAGAAGTCATTGCTGATGACATTCATGTTTCACTTATCTTTCCACCAGACACCGACACACCTGGTCTTGCCGAAG AGAAGACGAGAAGGCCACAGTTGACGAGCATCATAACGGCATCCTCTGGTGCAATGACAGCTGATGAAGTGGCAAAGAAAACATTGAATGGCATCAAGTCTGGATCTTTTTTTATCCACTGCAACTTCGAAGGAGTCTTGTTGTCGATAGGCACTGCGGGTATGTCCCCACAGAGATCATATCTCATGGCGTTTGTTGAGGTTATTTTTAGTGGTGTGATACGTTTTGTTGCATTGTGTTTTCTGTGGACCTGGTATAGAAGCATCGAAAAGTGGCACGCAAAGAGAAAGCGCACGTAA